A single window of Leeuwenhoekiella sp. MAR_2009_132 DNA harbors:
- a CDS encoding shikimate dehydrogenase family protein: MIKLGLIGKNIDYSFSRVYFNEKFKKETIEGTYSNFDCKSPEEIKELFQKRKDCIGFNVTIPYKQTVVPFLDEMNKHASAIGAVNTIKRQQNGKLKGFNTDYIGFRKSLQPFLNQKSHNHALILGTGGASKAIAYALELEDISYKFVSRTPKKGQFSYNELNGAILSKYTLLINTTPVGTHPNILECPKLPYRVLTKDHLLYDLVYNPAETQFLKNGREQGAKTANGLEMLKLQAEAAWEIWN; the protein is encoded by the coding sequence ATGATTAAATTGGGGCTAATAGGTAAGAATATTGATTATTCTTTTTCAAGAGTTTACTTTAATGAAAAATTCAAAAAAGAAACTATTGAGGGAACTTATTCTAATTTTGATTGTAAGTCTCCTGAGGAAATAAAAGAACTTTTTCAGAAAAGAAAAGATTGTATTGGGTTTAACGTGACGATACCCTATAAACAAACTGTGGTTCCATTTCTTGATGAGATGAATAAGCATGCTAGTGCAATAGGTGCTGTAAATACGATTAAGCGGCAGCAAAATGGAAAATTAAAAGGCTTTAATACAGATTATATTGGATTTAGAAAATCACTACAACCATTTTTAAATCAAAAAAGTCACAATCACGCATTAATATTAGGCACAGGAGGCGCGTCTAAAGCAATTGCTTACGCCTTAGAATTAGAAGACATCTCCTATAAATTTGTATCACGTACGCCTAAAAAAGGACAATTTTCATACAACGAACTTAACGGTGCCATTTTATCAAAATACACACTTTTAATAAATACTACTCCGGTGGGAACACATCCTAATATTTTAGAATGTCCTAAACTTCCTTATCGTGTACTTACAAAAGATCATTTACTTTACGATTTGGTGTATAATCCTGCTGAAACGCAATTTTTAAAAAATGGTAGAGAGCAAGGTGCAAAAACAGCCAACGGACTAGAAATGTTGAAATTACAAGCTGAAGCTGCCTGGGAAATCTGGAATTAA
- a CDS encoding DUF368 domain-containing protein, protein MESKHRTLSDKIWLVLKGLAMGAANKVPGVSGGVVAYVAGFYEEFIYSLQKVNKTAFKLLLGGRIRSFARYVNGRFLFLLIFGMIISYFSVSKILDIAIEHYPLYVWSAFFGMIIGSVYIIAKDFNEWSRANLIILCLGIVAGIGISLLKPATQNDNLIFVFFCGIIGVSGMTLPGLSGSFILILLGNYVLLLVDSVNALFDTISDLIRGDFSFINNPFRIRLLKVLAIFTLGSATGLVTLSNFLAFLLKRFKNQTNAAIIGFITGSLGVVWPWKRPIFETNTLGEINYDRVGDPILTNYDRFIPTQFSTENIIATIFIFIGIVSVMALGKYGENTRA, encoded by the coding sequence ATGGAATCTAAACACCGTACCCTATCAGATAAAATCTGGCTGGTTCTAAAAGGTCTCGCCATGGGCGCGGCTAATAAAGTGCCGGGCGTATCTGGAGGTGTGGTCGCTTATGTAGCTGGTTTTTATGAAGAATTTATTTACTCGCTTCAAAAAGTAAACAAAACAGCTTTTAAATTACTTCTGGGAGGTCGTATTAGAAGTTTTGCACGTTATGTTAATGGCAGGTTTCTATTCTTGCTGATTTTCGGCATGATTATTAGTTATTTTAGTGTTTCAAAAATCTTAGATATCGCAATTGAGCACTATCCGCTCTATGTATGGAGTGCTTTTTTTGGGATGATTATAGGTAGTGTTTATATAATAGCTAAAGACTTTAATGAGTGGTCGCGTGCTAATCTTATTATTTTATGTTTAGGTATTGTAGCGGGTATAGGTATAAGTTTATTAAAACCCGCTACACAGAATGATAATTTAATTTTTGTGTTCTTTTGTGGAATAATAGGTGTCTCAGGGATGACCTTGCCCGGCCTTTCGGGATCATTTATATTAATTTTACTAGGCAATTATGTCCTATTACTCGTAGACTCTGTAAATGCTTTATTTGATACCATTTCAGATCTTATACGCGGTGACTTTTCATTTATTAACAATCCCTTCAGAATACGCTTATTAAAAGTATTGGCAATATTCACTTTAGGTTCTGCTACAGGTTTAGTAACCTTATCTAATTTTCTGGCTTTTCTTTTAAAAAGATTTAAAAATCAGACAAATGCTGCTATTATAGGTTTTATTACCGGTTCTTTAGGAGTTGTTTGGCCCTGGAAAAGGCCCATCTTTGAAACAAATACTCTAGGCGAAATTAATTATGATCGCGTAGGCGATCCCATTCTTACCAATTATGATCGGTTTATACCCACACAGTTTTCTACTGAAAATATAATCGCGACAATTTTTATATTTATTGGTATAGTAAGTGTTATGGCGCTAGGTAAATACGGGGAAAACACCCGCGCCTAA
- a CDS encoding DUF368 domain-containing protein, giving the protein MSQNRSLLNYAVVTLKGLAMGAADVVPGVSGGTIAFIAGIYEELIATIDKLDISFFKYWKKHGFSNAAEEYNLKFLGALFLGVAISILSLAKLITYLLEEQPLLLWGFFFGLIVASIVYIGKQIQSYSIGVFITGIIGIAFSYYITIAEPLSAGASNWFIFLSGFIAIIAMILPGISGSFILLLLGSYSIVLGTVRNFVDGLIAMDFAMIKDAALKLLLFMLGCIIGLKAFSKVLTYLFKNHQNLTLALLTGFMIGALNKVWPWKEVLSYRTNSHGKEVALLEKSILPQNFEGNPQIIAVIILAVIGFLTIFLLERFANSKQKNGI; this is encoded by the coding sequence ATGTCTCAAAACAGATCACTACTTAACTATGCGGTAGTTACTTTAAAAGGCTTAGCTATGGGTGCTGCAGATGTAGTTCCCGGGGTTTCTGGAGGTACTATAGCATTTATTGCCGGCATTTATGAAGAACTTATTGCCACGATAGATAAACTTGATATTTCTTTCTTTAAATATTGGAAGAAACACGGTTTTTCTAATGCGGCTGAAGAATATAACCTTAAATTCTTAGGTGCACTCTTTCTTGGCGTAGCTATAAGTATCTTATCGCTTGCAAAACTCATAACCTATTTACTAGAAGAACAACCACTTTTGCTGTGGGGCTTCTTTTTTGGATTAATTGTAGCCAGTATTGTTTATATAGGAAAACAAATACAAAGCTATTCTATAGGTGTTTTTATAACTGGCATCATAGGTATTGCGTTCTCATATTACATCACAATTGCAGAACCGTTAAGCGCAGGAGCCAGTAACTGGTTTATTTTTTTAAGTGGATTCATCGCAATTATTGCCATGATTTTACCGGGTATATCAGGATCTTTTATTCTTCTTCTATTAGGATCATATAGCATTGTTTTAGGTACCGTTCGCAATTTTGTAGATGGCTTAATAGCAATGGACTTTGCCATGATCAAAGACGCAGCATTAAAATTACTTCTCTTTATGTTGGGATGTATAATTGGTTTAAAAGCATTTTCAAAGGTACTTACCTATTTATTTAAAAATCATCAGAATTTAACCCTTGCCCTACTAACAGGATTTATGATAGGTGCGCTTAATAAAGTTTGGCCCTGGAAAGAAGTACTCTCTTACCGTACAAATTCTCACGGTAAAGAAGTTGCGTTATTAGAGAAAAGCATTTTACCTCAGAATTTTGAAGGCAACCCACAAATTATTGCTGTAATTATACTGGCTGTAATAGGCTTTTTGACTATTTTCTTATTAGAACGTTTTGCCAATTCTAAACAAAAGAATGGAATCTAA